Part of the Onthophagus taurus isolate NC chromosome 11, IU_Otau_3.0, whole genome shotgun sequence genome is shown below.
TTGGTTGCGTTCACAACGCTTACTCGATTCACCCAGGTTTAACCCTAGTCGTTCATAATGACATCCATGTGGACAACATATATAATAATGGATTAGTTGTTATATATGTTGTCCACATGGATGTCATTATGAACGACTAGGGTTAAACCTGGGTGAATCGAGTAAGCGTTGTGAACGCAACCCTTGTGTATTTACCCccgataaaaaaacaattaagagagttgttaaaaaattttcggaaacGGACATtgtggaaaataaaaggaaggaAAAAGACTTTTAGATGAACATGATGCGGGGTCGATTGTTGCAGTAACGAACGCAATGGATTACGGTAAGATGTCGTTAAGAAAAAGGGCTGTTCAAGTCGGTATAAGCAAATCccatttacaaagaatttatcgagaaaataaaatattgccgtataaaccaaaatttaaccATACTATTGAATTAGGTGATGAAGCAAAACGTTTAGATTATTGTTTGTGGCTTgggtacaaaattttgaaagacagaacttttttaaaaaacataatattttcgGACGAAGCATCGTTCACCACTAATGGTGTGGTTACAtcacaaaattgtcgattctGGTCAAAGACTAATCCACATTATCGGATAGCTTGTAAACACCAGTATTCCCAGAAAGTGAATGTGTGGTGTGCTGTTTTGTGATATTTGGAAAtacttgaaaattgtttgtttaattatcTTCACGGCGTGGATTTAGAAAAacgcaataaattatatttccaacaagatggttgcggCCCACATTCCaccattttaattagaaattatttaaatacgttatttGGTAGAAAAAAATGGATTGTTATATAATATGGTCCGCAACCATGGCCGCCAAGAAGTCCGGATTTAtctattatggatttttatttttggggttatgtaaaacaaaaagtgtacagggtggttcaaattcgatgtccgaataggctaactcgaaaactataagagttagaagaaaagtagctgacatgtcatgatctcgtttttcgagaaactgctaatgccgaaaacctcatagcgctatcgtcttttgtttctccgctagaggccaaaattgaaaatatcgtaaaacacgcaaatgtaattatcttggttattattataggtggagtattataactaagacattatatggacacttttttacagagaatttgatgacgtagtcaaaagaattttgtcggttttagattttgagatattatcacaattttcgtttttttaaatagaaacaaccactgattattcgcttaataaattcgatatttttttctgattacaaaaatataggatttgacaggtctatttcttattgctttagaataaaactaaaaataaacttttcttttagtgccgtcgaagaaattaaatttacagtttcctgtaaattacggttctataactaaagattaaaaaaacatatttgtgatatatgttttacacaaaagttggaatagattgcattatttcacattttttattaagatttaatgttatttttaaatgacttaataaattatcgatagatggcgctcataggtttttttttaaaattcaaataaacatagcaacatttgtttgtattcaaaaattttctgaagtgtcactttaaaaatcctgtttttaagatcgattacgaaaagtttgacatgttagaatgttacatattaaaaaattatttgtttttaaataccagaacttatcttcgtatttaattgttaactttttagattttacctaccgccccgtaacttacaggaaactgtaaatttaatttcctcgacgacactagatggaaattttataaaaaaagtttttttttagctttattctaaaacaataagaaatagacctgtcaaaccctatatttttgtaatcagaaaaaaataacgaatttaataagcgaataatcagtggttgtttccatttaaaaaaacgaaaattctcatgatatctcaaaatctaaaaccgaaaaattttttttgactatgtCATGAAATTCGCTGtgaaaaagtgtccatataatgtcgtagttataatactccacctataataataaccaagataattgcacttattggttttacgatattttcaattttggcctctaggggaaaaacaaaagacgatagcgctatgaggttttcggcattagcagtttctcgaaaaacgagatcatgacatgtaagctactttttttctaactcttatagtttccgagttagtcTATTcagacatcgaatttgaaccaccctgtacattgaaaattttaataacaatttagaccgtttaaaacaaaaattgaaacagttattagagaaatttccgaggacacactgtataattttttaattggtagTAACACACTTCATTCTCATTGTGAATTTTGTCCTTGTAAATTCACAAGGAGTTGAAGTGTATTACtaccattttaaatttcaaaacttaacgacgcaatttatattttgacgGTTTTCTCAtgacttaaatatttttaccttttcaaattttcaaatgatTCTACCTATTGGCTTCGCTGTTTGACAGTgagtattttgtattttattacgTAGATGTATTTTATAATAGTTTTCATTTCTCTGTATAGTTTTCGGCTGAAGATAAAGTTATAAActtcgaaaccggtaccgatatacattaaataatttctgcAAGTGCGAAGTtcatattttgtgttttattttcatattcaaaTTTCACTTTTACTTGCAACATAGATAATACTCATCAAGTGCGTAGATAAGGGGGGGGGGGGTAAAGGGGATAATtaccccccccccccccagaaaaaaagaaaagaaaatgtgtagtttcatatattttttttaatttactactACTTTAGGGCTTTAGcaataattatatttctaatttctgaagttaatgtttattttattttccccCATAAGCCTTGATTCTAAGCACTATTTGGCGAGCATAACGCTGTAATGTTTCTAAATTACCCCTCccaagaaataaaagatatctACGCCCTTGATACTCATAACATTCATGTTTATTAAgagatttttgtttattttggtAAATACTACTACCTCTTTAAAGAttccactttttttttaacactctgtATGTAGAACactaaattaaaatactatacatatagaaaaaaatactaaTCATAATTATTGAATcgatatttatttcattttatacaatttttttgaagattaaACAGGTGTAAGATTTATGCTTCAATAGCATTATTAAGAACATTTTGAAGAGAGTTTTGCATACCACTGAAAGATTGGTTGCAAATTTGATCTTTGGAATTTCCAGTGGCCGTATCAACGTTTGAATTACCCGAATTGGAAATTGAAcaattactaaaaataaataaaattgaataaatgtAATTTGATTTTGGGAGAACTACTTACGATTTTGAGCAAATAGGTGCAATTTGCTTGATCTTGCAATTCGATGCGTTGCCAACAGCAAAAGTAACTGTTACATTGATGGTGATGTCGACATCAACATAAGTAATAACACAAATTCCAAGACCTATTTGGATCAAACCAAGGAGTTTCACAACAACTACTGCGTTTAAGTTTAAGTCAATATCAACAGCGACTCCAATGCTGATTACTGCGGTTACAACTCCACCGGAAGTTGTTTCGTTGTAAGATATTTCAGTGCCAGCGTTGACCAATATAGCAATTGTGCTACAATCAAGTTCAACGGATACTCCAATAACAACCAATCCGAGCTAAATTAGAATCGTagttaaaataaagtatttagaaaataaaatatttaccaagTTGATGTTGGCTTGGATGTTAATATCTGGAAGTGAAACTATGGCAGCTGCATTGAGACAAGCGGAAATCTTGTTTTGACAGGTTTGAGTAGCTGGTTGAGTTGCCCATGATGTGGCGATTAAACCAAAAAGTACCAAaatgtatttcatttttttactaGGTTAAAGAACGTCTGTCACAAATCGACTCTGCTGTATTTGATGAAAATACTGCCAATTTCGTTGGTTTATATACCAAGTTTATTAATGAGTCTTActcattatcattattttacGATTGTAAAGATTTGCTTTAGTATTGATAactctaaaataattttgtgtttataacatcattaataaaatctcaatatttattgacatttaaacctccagataaaaaaaattttgaaaatcactcgcaaatttaatcgtttttaatAAGGCTCTAATAAAACAATGTAATTAAAATCAGACTTTTGAAAATCTTGATTGTGTTTACCCAGACAAATTtatcctttaatttgacaaacaaaaattaaattttataacaagaaattaaaatggcaATGATACCTGAAATTAATCGAGTATATAAGGTAACCGATACGGCACAAACTGCATCACTTCGACTTAGTTCACAGCCAATTCgaaacataaaaatgaaatatcttTTGGTACTTCTTGGATTAATTGCCACATCATGGGCAACCCAACCAGCTACTCAAACCTGTCAAAATAAGATTTCCGCTTGTCTTAATGCAGCTGCCACAGTTTCACTTCCAGATATTAACATCCAAGCCAACATCAATTTGGTAAGtattctttttcttcaaatatatcgttttaaatGTGATTCCAATTTAGCTCGGATTGGTTGTTATTGGAGTATCCGTTGAACTTGATTGTACCACAATTGCTGTATTGGTCAACGCTGGCACTGAAATATCTTACAACGAAACAACTTCCGGTGGAGTTGTAACCGCCGTAATCAGCATTGGAGTAGCGGTTGACATCGACTTGAACTTAAACGCAGTAGTTGTGGTGAAACTCTTAGGATTGATCCAAATTGGTCTTGGTGTTTGTGTTATTACTTATGTTGATGTCGACATCACCATCAATGTAACAGTTACTTTCGCGGTTGGTGACGCATCTAATTGCAAGATCAAACAAATAGCACCAATCTGTTCCAAATCGTAagtttttcttgaaacattaaatttcatttatttaatttgatttattttcagcAACTGTTCCATTTCCAATTCCGGTAATTCGAACGTTGATACTGCCACTGGAAAttccaaaaatgaaatttgcaaCCAATCTTTCGGCGGTATGCAAAACTCTCTTCAAAACGTTCTTAATAACGCCATTGAAGCCTAAAACATGATTAATgttcaaaataaagtaaagcgAAATAAAGTAttcatataatatatatatattttttaataatagtaataaccTTTATTGTTTTCCGTATAATacacatcaaaataaaaagaaattcacTAATTCAAAATAgtttaaatcaacaaataagtataactaattaattaacaatattataGGTAATATCCCAGCATTCACACAGTCAAATTATGAGGCGATTATACCTCAACCATGTTGACCATCCGCAAACTGAGAACACACTACTAATTCTGTCGAACAGAATTGTGAGtggtttttcgaaaaatttacaatattagTGACCTATAGGCTTTacaatttacttttttaaaagaaattgaagaaaacacttacaaatgaaaaataagaCAAAGTAATTATAGGGTATACTATTGTAAAATATCACTCAATTTGCCAATATTCGTTAAGGTTTTTAACCATTCCCTCACAACAAAGTTAGTGTTTCTCGAGCTCATAGACTGGTAATGTACATACTGATATAAAACTCTTGTAcaagttatatatttttggtgCATAGAACATGAAGCACTTTTGACCGATCGCTTTAGAAACCCTTGCCGGTTGAATGTCCATACGAACCTTCGATTTAGTATGGTGCCCATGATCAACACTCCGCATAGTGGttggtgattttaatatacaggtgcccattatgtatggaatatagtatatatcttggtaaatatcaactttataaaaaacattttatacaaaagttgtttaatattttatttgccataataagaaagcattgaattgtatttatttcagaaaacaaacgggcaacgaataacactcgaagttttttaaatggcaatgtaccctttcgttaggctcatttgataaagcttttttttctctgtacgatgacgtaaaattttagtacccttatatcagaaaattttttaaaaaatgtataaattgtttattaagaaaatttaactaataacattaatctagatatccgagatcgtcaagtacctcgaagtacctcgaattattggagatgtacccgaattttttttcctttatttgttttatttcgtatgtcaatttaatttacggtAATAATTCGAGAAAACATACATCTATGCAATCAATTCCAGTAGCTAATTCAAGTTTTTGagtttaataccaaaagttaAATCgttcaacaattttcttatttgtaGCTTAAGTTTTCTAGTTTGGGTCAACACGAGAGTTCATCAAATGGCTATAACCAACGCACCAAAAGTGAGTGCCTTTAGCAACACGTGCGACTTCaagaatattatttattttgaataattaaagatagaattattaaaataagggAGAAAATACAAACATGCAATACTAAGCTATAAATTTAGTTTCATGAATGGGatacaattaaacaaatatgtCATTATCTCCTCCAATAGAAAGGACTCAAAAGAAATACAATTGGAACCTAAGCAACTTCCAAGAATATATACAATACTAtggagagagagagagagagagagttGTTATAAAATACAGGGAAGCAACTCATACTTATAAGTGCCCTTTATCACATAAGTTACGGACATCTAAGGAATTATTATACAGTGCTCCCCCAAAGTAACGGATAAGTTcgctaaaataattataaacagtttatcgaaatccaataaatttattattattattaaatatcgctgagacgggtctaaagatttatatgttttgcaattttttggtatagattttaaattttttccaccaattttaaacgagttatgacgtcatcgatatttttttcaattaacaatcccccatttttattacgaaatATGAAAGTGAATTtatttctgaatctagtacagttaatattaatattggttacataagaaaattttcgaggaaaattactttaaagtttaactactTAAAATTTGCTTGACATGACAAAAAGTCAATtatgttaaacaatttcctaagtgtcaaaaactgatttagtaagtaGTTGACCACTTTAATGCAACATATCCTGATCGCCAATTCATTAGCCAAAGTATGGCAAGCCTATCAAAACGTGGTTTTGACTGGGCAAGAAAACTCTCATATTGCTGTAGGACGTATTGGGTCGAATTTGCACATTAGTAAATCAATgcacaattttaaaaaccgaAAACTATCATTCTTATATCTTCATTCACCAGCAATGAGTCGTAGTTTTTTCAACAACAATTTTCCAACGATGTCGAAGACTTTGTCAAAAACCTTAATTATAGACAAAATTGTTGGTATTGGTCTATCCAAAATCCACATTGGGCAAGAAAGTCGTACAGCCATTATCcgcattaaaatatataccattaaaatagtatataaaaagaaacaccaataataattaataaatcaacatttatttcattttacaccagttttttgaaaattaatcaagTATAAGATTTAAGGTTCAATGGCACTATTAAGAACATTTTGAAGAGAATTTTGCATACCGCTGAAAGATTGGttgcaaatttcatttttggaaTTTCCTGTGGCAGTATCAACGTTCGAATTACCCGAATTAGTAATGGAACAGTTgctgaaaataaatcaaattaaataaaaaaaaatgattttttaaacaaaacttacgATTTGGAACAAATTGGTGCAATTTGTTTGATCTTGCAATTAGATGCATCACCAACGGCAAAAGTAACTGTTACATTGATGGTGATGTCGACATCAACATAAGTAATAACACAAACACCAAGACCAATTTGGATCAATCCTAAGAGTTTCACCACAACTACTGCGTTTAAGTTCAAGTCGATGTCAACCGCTACTCCAATGCTGATTACCGCTGTTACAACTCCACCGGAAGTTGTTTCGTTATAAGATATTTCAGTGCCAGCGTTGACCAATACAGCAATTGTGGTACAATCAAGTTCAACGGATACTCCAATAACAACCAATCCGAGCTAAATTCAAATCACatttaaaacgatatatttgaagaaaaagataCTTACCAAGTTGATGTTGGCTTGGATGTTAATATCTGGAAGTGAAACAGTGGCGGCTGCATTGAGACAAGCGGAAATCTTGTTTTGACAGGTTTGAGTAGCTGGTTGAGTTGCCCATGATGTGGCGATTAAACCAAAAAGTACCAAAatatatttcattattttactttGTTAAAAAACGTCTGTCAAAAATCGACTCTGCTGTATTTGATGAATACACTGCTAATTTCGTTGGTTTATATACCAAGTCTATTAACGAGTCTTATTCATTATCGTTATTTTACGATTGTAAAGATTTGCTTTGGTATTGATaactccaaaataattttgtgtttataacatcattaataaaatttcaatgtttattGACATTTAAATCTCCGGataaagaaatgtttgaaaatcactcgcaaattttatcgttttaaataaggcaatttaattaaaatcagaCTTTTGAAAATCTTGATTGTGTTTACCCAGACAAATTtatcctttaatttgacaaacaaaaattaaattttataacatgaaattaaaatggcaATGATACCCGAGATTAATCGAGTATATAAGGTAACCGATACGGCACAAACTGCATCACTTCGACTTAGTTCAAAGCCAATTCGAAActtgtttcaaaaatgaaatatcttTTGGTACTTCTTGGATTAATTGCCACATCATGGGCAACCCAACCAGCTACTCAAACCTGTCAAAATAAGATTTCCGCTTGTCTTAATGCAGCTGCCACAGTTTCACTTCCAGATATTAACATCCAAGCCAACATCAATTTGGTAAGtattctttttcttcaaatatatcgttttaaatGTGATTCCAATTTAGCTCGGATTGGTTGTTATTGGAGTATCCGTTGAACTTGATTGTACCACAATTGCTGTATTGGTCAACGCTGGCACTGAAATATCTTACAACGAAACAACTTCCGGTGGAGTTGTGACCGCGGTAATCAGCATTGGAGTAGCGGTTGACATCGACTTGAACTTAAACGCAGTAGTGGTGGTGAAACTCTTAGGACTGATCCAAATTGGTCTTGGTGTTTGTGTTATTACTTATGTTGATGTCGATATCACTATCAATGTAACAGTTACTTTCGCGGTTGGTGATGCATCTAATTGCAAGATCAAACAAATTGCACCAATCTGTTCTAAATCGTAAGTTTTTCccaaaaaatctaattttatttatttaattcgatttattttcaGAAACTGTTCCATTTCCAATTCGGGTAACTCGAACGTTGATACTGCCACTGGAAAttccaaaaatgaaatttgtaacCAATCTTTCAACGGTATGCAAAACTCTCTTCAAAACGTTCTTAATAACGCCATTGAAGCCtaaatttgattaatgttcaaaatgaagtaaaacgaaataaaatatttatataatatagataatatcaaaaattacattttcctTAATCAATTCCATTATTTTGAATGATAGCTAAGGTATTCAACTTTATACCTATCTCTTATGTTCACCTGACTGAGATAAACATATACAGATAACtgaaattgttaatattaatattcaaataattatttattatcaccACAAAAGAGCTTTTCGGAAAAAAGCAAGGTGAGAATGTATGTTTTGGTGTCTTTGAAAACACGTGCCACCtcaaaaatttatgtattttgaataattaaaaatagaattattgaaataatggaaaatatacaaatataCAATACTAAGCTAAAAATTTAATGGCTCGAATAGgaaacaattaaacaaaaatgtcaTTAACCGAAAAGCTGATGCATAACCTCTCTCAATAGAAGGGACTCAAAAGAAATGCAATTGGAACCTAAGTCAACCATCCACTTTCAGTAAATACCATCCGCTACAAGATCTTTAAGATAGTATAGAGGAAAATCTAATAAGTAACTGACACCCAAAACAATGTTATAAATCATCTTCTAGATGTGcaaaatataatcaaaattatctcATATACATACTACCCATAATGATCTGATTACCAATCAGATATTTTAAACATCAAACTAAGCAAGCACATCCctttaaaagttgttaaacTTAGAATtcggttttattttagtattgTTCGGCGtggtgtaataaaaaactaagttaaactaaaactacaactaacactagacctagaaactttcgggttaagccgtgcgtctttttttaaaaaagtctttAACGTTTCGGATGTCacgttgcaaccttcttcagaaataaGTTCGAAGAgttgtttaattaacaccgtccgtgaaagccttcctacttataaaaaacaaagtaactacaatttttttgactgtaaaaacatttttttgtgcaACCGatctactatccgtgcaaaaagttaACACTCCTCACtctagagatcgatatcttcgtaaccgctcgatggaaaaaattgcggtaaagtttattgtaatcagtgaacatttttgcgtatcacatgttaatttggaaattttcgggtccgcggtttttcttttatcgcgagttaagtgaacaaagtacccgatttttgagagtgccagcaactttgtctactttgcgatcgtttttctccaaaactatgtgacgaaaaaatttcaactttGAACTAgtggtaaaccgatgtgttcttaatgtggggcatattttattttttcgatattccatagagtttcgcggaaaatcgcggtttagtaggatgcggttatttcgaaaacgacctagcggtttttaccaaaatatgtcaaataatgtcggttgtcggattccgttatcagtttttcaaaattagggcttcctaattttttaagaatgatTTACAGTACGTCGCAcctttatcttacctacataaagaaataaggcgcgacgtcgTGTCTGAGACGCACCATCTGTTCTGATTAAACCCCCGTCACAATATTCAAATTAACGTATGTTAcatagaaatgttcagtgattacaacaaactttgtcgcaattCTTTTTATCGAGTGGTTGCGAAGATAATCGCCCTATAATTTCTAAAGCATACATTGAGACAAGAGTTGTAGAAGTTACACAAACAATTGCTAAAAGCGCAAAAGAATCAACCAATAATCAAACTCGTCCGAAATAGTAGCACCTCAGAAAATGTAGaactaaaattttatacaataacTTGTCTTATAGAGTGAAAAGGGAATTAGAAACCTATCGATACCAACAGTTCTTATGCAATATTAAAGTAAATGGACAAGAAATGTGGATAAACGGAAAAGCTTTTTATACTGATCAGGAAAAGTCAACGAATTTCGCAGAATATTTATCTCAATTCACTTTCTTCAAGTACACCATCATTCACAACATATTAGGCACTATGTAGAGTCAAATTTATCTACTAatgagatttttttgaaaccaACATTGCTCAAAGAGATgcactaaataataaaatcgttaCTGAAGAAAAAAACACCTAGTGATGATCTTATAACAAATTGCGTGCTAATGAATATCCCACTTAAATATCTTCGTTGTCTTCTTAAACCTCGTAAAAGCAAAGCAAAATTGGAAAGATATGTACAAACCAACCTACTAGTACCctttcaaaactttaaaataagataatataAATAAGATTACATGTGGAACTAAGCGAACATCAAGCGTTTTCATTTCGGCTTCAAACAAGAACTCTTTATAAACCAGCAGAATCCTGAGAGTAACACTATAATATAAGatcatcaaataaaatttttaaaaataccccAAGTCAATCCTTTTATCACTCCTAACAAATAGAACCTTCTCTACTAACATTTAcaatcacattttttatttatttatttaaatccttTACTACCAAATactgataatttttttgctttctTAAGGAAACTTAGACTAAACTTAGACTTTGGTTAATCTGTGGAACTATTTGAAGATCTTTTATAATTCCAAATAAGGTAgcaatttgatataaattatttttatatccaatGCGATCCCACATTGTTATTTTCATCTAACAGGTCTCTATCTGCCTTAGTACACCAAAACTGCGGCATTCACTAACACGTCTTTAAATTACTTCAAAGaaacttcttttattttttcagcTGATCTTTTTAGGGATTTAGCAGTCGACCGTTGACTACAAAAAGAGCTGCTGAAGTAGCAATAGAgctatttaaaatatttttagaagtaGACTATTAGAATTTACGGCTACTGCTATACAAGAATTAACAAGCCTGTGGCCAATGTGCAAACTTGTAAATGGTAGGCCTAGATTTCCAGCTAGTCAAGGATCTGTTAAATGATCAAATAAAGATGTTGAAGCTTTGATTTCATTAAATATCATCCCTAAAATTCTTTAGGGATTCTCTGTGTGTTAAACTGTTGTGGATCAGTATGACGAAATGTAACGAACATGAATACCATACTAGAAATAAAACTCAGTTTGATTTACCGATGATAATACTTACTACGAACTAAGTGAGCTCTTCcaagaaacaataattatcgatgAGTAGTTCTATTAAGTtatgatattattattattatattatttaaagcaATCCAAATTAATATCTTGATTGCTCATTTGGTCAACTACAATTTTAAGGATCTGAATACGATATCGATTCGAATTCGAACCGTCACAATTTCAAAACAGCCACGTATTTCACAGCTTATCATCATTTCATTATAAGTAGaatactaaattaaatttctatatagaaaaaataccaacaataattaatagatcaacatttatttcattttacaacgtatttttgaagataaatcAAGTATAAGATTTATGCTTCAATGGCATTATTAAGAACATTTTGAAGAGAGTTTTGCATACTGCTAAACGATTGGTtacatatttcatttttggaaTTTCCAGTAGCCGTATCAACGTTCGAATTACCCGAATTGGAAATTGAACagttactaaaaataaatagaattaaataaatataatttgattttgggAGAATAACTTACGATTTTGAGCAAATAGGTGCAATTTGTTTGATCTTGCAATTCGATGCGTTGCCAACAGCAAAAGTAACTGTTACATTGATGATGATGTCAACATCAACATAAGTAATAACACAAACTCCAAGACCTATTTGGATCAAACCAAGGAGTTTCACGACAACTACTGCGTTTAAGTTTAAGTCGATATCAACAGCGACTCCAATACTGATTACTGCGGTTACAACTCCACCGGAAGTTGTTTCGTTGTAAGATATTTCAGTGCCAGCGTTGACCAATACAGCAATTGTGCTACAATCAAGTT
Proteins encoded:
- the LOC139431781 gene encoding uncharacterized protein → MAMIPEINRVYKVTDTAQTASLRLSSQPIRNIKMKYLLVLLGLIATSWATQPATQTCQNKISACLNAAATVSLPDINIQANINLLGLVVIGVSVELDCTTIAVLVNAGTEISYNETTSGGVVTAVISIGVAVDIDLNLNAVVVVKLLGLIQIGLGVCVITYVDVDITINVTVTFAVGDASNCKIKQIAPICSKSNCSISNSGNSNVDTATGNSKNEICNQSFGGMQNSLQNVLNNAIEA
- the LOC139431782 gene encoding uncharacterized protein, yielding MKYLLVLLGLIATSWATQPATQTCQNKISACLNAAATVSLPDINIQANINLLGLVVIGVSVELDCTTIAVLVNAGTEISYNETTSGGVVTAVISIGVAVDIDLNLNAVVVVKLLGLIQIGLGVCVITYVDVDITINVTVTFAVGDASNCKIKQIAPICSKSNCSISNSGNSNVDTATGNSKNEICNQSFNGMQNSLQNVLNNAIEA
- the LOC139431783 gene encoding uncharacterized protein, with translation MKYILVLFGLIATSWATQPATQTCQNKISACLNAAATVSLPDINIQANINLLGLVVIGVSVELDCSTIAVLVNAGTEISYNETTSGGVVTAVISIGVAVDIDLNLNAVVVVKLLGLIQIGLGVCVITYVDVDIIINVTVTFAVGNASNCKIKQIAPICSKSNCSISNSGNSNVDTATGNSKNEICNQSFSSMQNSLQNVLNNAIEA